DNA from Thioclava sp. GXIMD2076:
ATCCGCCTTCCAGCCCTCATAGACCTCTTTATAATTCATGGGTTCCTCCTCCTACCTCCCTATTTGGTAGGATGCAGGACGAACCCTAGCAACAATGTTACCGCTGAAGTTGCGCCTTTGCCGAAAATATTTGCATAGTCATTCGCAGAAATACGCGAATAATTTGCAAATTGACGAAGGGGAAGGCGAGCCCTGTAAATTCTGTCGATATTTGCAAAGCGCATGAAAAAGCGGGACGCCCGAGAGCGCCCCGCTTTCCGGAAACCGGTGCCGATCAGCTGTAATGCGCGACCGGCGTGCCCGCGATGGCCGACATGTTCAGAAGACCGCGGGTGGTGATCGACGGCGTCACGATATGGGCCTTGTTGCCCATGCCCATCAGGAGCGGGCCGACTTCGAGCCCGTTTGCCTTCATCTTCAGGATGTTACGCACACCCGAGGCTGCATCTGTATTGGCAAAGACCAGCACGTTGGCGGCGCCCTGCATACGCGAGCTGGGCAGCAGGCGCTCGCGGACCGATGCGTCGAGTGCCGCGTCCACATGCATCTCGCCCTCGAAGCAGAAATCGACCTCATGCGCTTCGAGCAGATCCATCGCCTCGCGCATCCGGCGGCCCGAGTCGGTGTCGAGATTGCCGAACTGGCTATGCGAGCAGAGCGCGATCTTCGGCTCCAGACCGAAGCGACGCACATGGCGAGCCGCGCCGATCACCGCTTCCATGATCTGGAGCGGCGTGGGCGAATGGTGCACATGCGTGTCGGCGATGAACAGCGGCTCGTCCTCGAGGATCATCAGCGACAGCGCCCCCACCGGATGCAGGCCCCCGCGCGCAAGGATCTCGCGCACATATTTCAGGTGCCAGCCATATTGGCCGAAGGTGCCGCAGATCATCGAATCCGCCTCGTTACGATGCACCATCACGCCCGCAATCGCGGTGGTATTGGTGCGCATGATCGCCCGCGCCAGATCGGGCGTGGTGCCACGGCGCGCCATCAGCTCGTGATAGGTGCCCCAGTAATCGCGGTAGCGCGGGTCGTTCTCGGGGTTCACGATCTCGGTCTGGTTGAGATCCAGCGTAAGGCCCGCCCGTTCGCAGCGCATCTGCATGACCTCCGGACGGCCGATCAGGATCGGCGTATCGGTGGTTTCCTCGATCATCGCCTGCGCCGCGCGCAACACGCGCTCGTCCTCGCCCTCGGCAAAGACGATCCGGCGCGAGGCCTGGGCCGCGGCCTCGAAGACCGGACGCATGAGCAGGGCGGATTTGAAGACCGAGCTATCGAGCTTCTGCTTGTAGGCCTTGATATCGGGCAGCGGGCGCTCGGCCACGCCGGTTTCCATCGCGGCCTTAGCCACAGCGGTCGCCACGATGCCCATCAGACGCGGATCGAAGGGCTTGGGGATCAGATAATCTACCCCGAAGGTCAGCTTTTCGCCCTGATAGGCCGCG
Protein-coding regions in this window:
- a CDS encoding NADP-dependent malic enzyme, whose product is MEDIRSDKPRHPALDYHEFPKPGKLEIRATKPMANGRDLSRAYSPGVAEACLEIKAEPKDAARYTARGNLVAVVSNGTAVLGLGNIGALASKPVMEGKAVLFKKFANIDCFDIELNESDPEKLAEIVCAMEPTFGAINLEDIKAPDCFVVEKICRERMNIPVFHDDQHGTAIVVGAAVTNALKIAGKKPEDIKIVSTGGGAAGIACLNMLLKLGVKRENVWLCDLHGLVHEGRNEDMNPHKAAYAQNSDLRTLDEVIDGADLFLGLSGPGVLKPEMVAKMTKQPIILALANPTPEIMPEEVRAVAPDAIMATGRSDYPNQVNNVLCFPFIFRGALDVGATEINDAMKIACVEGIAELARITTSAEAAAAYQGEKLTFGVDYLIPKPFDPRLMGIVATAVAKAAMETGVAERPLPDIKAYKQKLDSSVFKSALLMRPVFEAAAQASRRIVFAEGEDERVLRAAQAMIEETTDTPILIGRPEVMQMRCERAGLTLDLNQTEIVNPENDPRYRDYWGTYHELMARRGTTPDLARAIMRTNTTAIAGVMVHRNEADSMICGTFGQYGWHLKYVREILARGGLHPVGALSLMILEDEPLFIADTHVHHSPTPLQIMEAVIGAARHVRRFGLEPKIALCSHSQFGNLDTDSGRRMREAMDLLEAHEVDFCFEGEMHVDAALDASVRERLLPSSRMQGAANVLVFANTDAASGVRNILKMKANGLEVGPLLMGMGNKAHIVTPSITTRGLLNMSAIAGTPVAHYS